The Triticum aestivum cultivar Chinese Spring chromosome 6D, IWGSC CS RefSeq v2.1, whole genome shotgun sequence genomic sequence catccatcttgatcttgtgatcatcgacaacatccgcaacatgcaactccaatatcatcttctcctgctcaatttttttattttttccttcaagtaattgttttcttcttcaactaaatttaacctctcgacaatagggtcggttagaatttccggttcaaccacctcctagataaataaaatctatgtcacgttggtcggtatatttgtcataaacaataaatgaaccaaatagttataaaaagataatatataccacatccgaatcatagacaggacgagggccgacgggggcggataccaaaaccatcgcactatgtaataagaaggaataataaaagtaacaaaattagacaagtaactatctaaagtaagaaatttttcctttcagaaagaagataagaacaagaggctcaccacggtggtgctggcgacgagatcggcgcgggcgatcgacggcggtgaagacggggacgggacgtgacggaccgctaaacctagacaaatctcggggaaaatggagctcggaggtcgagtttcgagaggagaaagattaactagtgtggctcagatatttcatcgaacacctcatgtgcataggaggtgagctagagcacccaaatgccctcccctcgccggccagaaaaaacagagcactctggagtgctctgctgtggcgatggggtatatatagggaactcattggtcccggttcgtggcaccaaccgggactaaaggcctttggtcccggttggtgccacgaaccgggaccaatgccccctttagtcccggttggtggcaccaaccgggaccaaaggccttgtgctgctccgcgtcaaaagtttagtcccacctcgctagttgagagagctcgagagtggtttataagcgctgctgcgcccaccctctcgaactcctctcaactgcaggctttcgggcctaactgttctctttgcctgtggggcctactgggccttctgcgggcctgaatcctggtccatggatgggtttctagtcgtattcaggccgttgtggcccagtaggtggcataatttttttcctctgtttttttctcttttgctttatttgttttgttttgtttctacttacaacaaaaaacttatttattttatttctaattacttatgtattttacttcaattattttatttttatttattttactgctgctatttttacttaatttattaaggtttatttattgtagttactatagtttattttattttattttattaaggtttatttagttttatttattttattaaggtttatttattttataaatataaaaaaatgaacgtagatgcgcttatagagaaaattaaacctaaattcatagtaaatttctatgaaatttactgtgaatttaggtaaaattccctgtataagggcatctattttcactttaagagaagctcaacaaggcatagagggacgggcttataaactggtgtgagcgcccttcggttggcgaggtgggactaaacactggccgcaactaggaccagccctttagtcccggtttgtggtaggaaccgggactaaagggtggtgggccaggagcgtggcccattggtcccggtttgtcccaccaaccgggaccaacgggtccggacgaaccgggaccaatgccctcacGAGGCCCGGCAgacccctggccgcacgaaccgggaccaatgctcacattagtcccggttcgtgactgaaccgggactaatgtgaatcatagttttaaatagcgcgctaagcctcttagcggcggaccttttctaaatgctatagcgtgctatagcgagctatttaaaatgtttgttcatttgtttggatCAAACTCTCTTAGCGCAAGACCTTCTGTAAATGCTATAGCgcgctatagcggagctatagcgggctatttaaaacagtGATGTGAATATTGCcttgtgaccaaagcccagttttctactagtgctaggacAACAGGTCGAACACCTCGCGGGTGGGACGAGGTCAACAGAGAGGCGGCGATGCTACCAAAGACGAAAGGTAGGTGCAGACGAGACATGGATGTGGACGTGCCCGGAGACAATTTCCATCCTCACTATTGATCTACGTGAGAAGCAACCAATCCCGGAACACCATGGCTCAGGCAACAGGGGTGGTCGACCCGGGGGAGGTGATGTGGAGGCCGGGAGCTCGCGTGCGTCTTCGGTGAACGCCTTCTCCTCTGGTGGGTGCATGGAGGAGGCCTAAGGTTAGTTGGTGGACGCCAGAGGGATTAAGCTAAGGGTCGGGTGAGGAGAGCGGCGACAGCCATGGCAGGAGTCTGCGTGGCCGAGCTTGTCTGGATGACAAGGAGACCCGGTAGCTCCCTGGCACAGGAACGATGTGCCGAGGACCATGCCGTTTTGGACGTCGACGAAAATGGAACTATAGAACAGGTAGCACCTCAATTGTAAGCAAAATGCATTGGCGGCTTTGAAAAGGTTGTTCTCAATAAAACTTAATTCGATAAATTTCAACAAAAACACTGGACACTGAACGACGAACGTGTCCCCATGTCCAACCTGGTGGCTCCATAGCTATTTTTTTGGATAATAGGCTATGGCCTGGCCTTAAACTGGTACCCTTAAGGTTCTACAGGCACCCTAACTAATTACCCTGGTGTGGAGTGATTTGAAAGAACACTGAACACGACTGTAAAATTTATGTGTTCACTTTCCTGATCTCGTACACATTGGACTTGAGAGTATCTAGCTGTCAAGGTAGTGAGCTTGCAATGCAATTTATGCACTATAAATTAGGTCACCTCTTTGTCTCAAGATCCTTATGAGCAAGAAAAATTTGAGATTTTTAGATCATCAGGAAAATTAGAGATACTCTCTTGTTTTTCACTTGGTTCTTCACTTTAGAGGTCTAGATACTCTCTTGTTTTTCACATGGTTCTTCACTTTAGAGGTCTCCTGCTTTCTAAGTGATGGCACGGAAGACCATGGTTCGCCGGTTGGTTTACCAATGACAGGGGATAGTAGTGTGGTGAAGAAGGCCTTGCGTTTGAGGAACCCTAATGCAGCAGTGTGGAAGGACAGTTGAGCGGTCGAGCTCTACCACATGGTGCCGCTGCCGCCACGGGGCTGAGTACATGGGGCAGGAGAAACGGAAAAGAAAGAGGAATAGTTCAGGCGCAATAAATATGAGTTGCTGGCTTCCGCTAGTGAATGAGCGGCCCACCATGGCCCAGTTAACATGCAGGCTCCGAGAACGGTTCGCGCAGTTAGCACGGCAAGGAGGCCGACATGCGCTCCACGAGAGAGCATCGAGTGCATTCGTTTGCAGATCTGAGGGTTGATTACCTTAAATCGCTGTGAGAGGTGCTAGGTAACCAAGTTTTACTCTTTAGTAATAATGTTAAGACAACAATTTCTTCAGGTTTCATGCAAAAAAAAACACTTCTTCAAGTTAAGAACTTTCATGCTGCTCTTATTTGCCTTCTATACAAAGCGTTTCCTTTAGATGGCGGAAGGACTGCTATAATTCAATCAAGAATTTAACGAGAATGGTAAGCTTTTTTTCTCCATATCAGCATGTTTCCTCATCGTATAAATAGTGAGTTTAGCTAACATTTAATTAAATGTGGTATTTCTAAATACAATGGCAAACACATTCAGACAGTAAGAGATGTACTTCATTGATGAAtgattctttatttttcttttatttcatTATCAAAACAAATGCGTTCATGCTTGCATATATATCCAACTGGGGTGGAGGCAAGAAGATTCAAGAAGTAGTAATAAGAAGGTTATGTACTCACTTACCTGTGGGGCATAGTGCATACGGAGTTTTTTATGTATATTTATTTGAAAAGCTATCGAAAAATTAGCTCATCAGTTAATAACATTCTCTATATCTTTTTTTTAGTTCTACTAGTAGGTATCTTGAGTGATTTGCACATATGCGTAAATATCTTCCAAAAATGAAAATAGAAAGCATGCACAAGCATTTTTTAGACCGCCCATCAGCTATAAGCACTAAGACAATAATTTTAAGCACATACATTATTTTTTATAATGGAAGAAACCAGCATCTTACTTCAGTGGAATTAATTTGCCGTCACCTAATGTTAAGTAGTTCACTTTAAAATTTCTACTGTTTTGTAGCTAGAAGATTATAGTACCACAGAAAAGCCTATGTACATAAGCAAATATGACCGATCAATGATATAAGTTTTACTATAATACATGGAGCCGATCTATCTACATGTAGTTCGTAATCGCCCACATAACTTCATAAATCCTATGAGCATAAACTTTGATGTAATGCTCGTTAGATGATATCGTAGATGTTATTATGGGGACATCCCTACTACAGGTACACACATAGCCCCCACAGCCACACCCGCTCAAGTAACAGAAAATTTAAAATAGGTGCCAATCATTCGAGCCTGGAATCGTCAACTGAAATATCAGATACTATTTTATACGACACTTTGCAATGTATCTGGATATGTCAATACATCGCATCCAAACAGACCATTTCTATCTGTTGTATCTCGAGAGCGGCTACGAATAAGGACTAACAATCAGCAAGAACCGTATGGATTTCTGATAACTTGCAGTCCCACTGACTCAAGAATATTATCTATGAATTGTTGAGCAAATGTAACTGCAGTCCATTATACGGGCTCATGCAACCAATGTAAATAGATATGATGGAAGGCTAGTTTATAAATGAGCTAAAGTTGAAATCCATCATCTATATAACTTGTATATCTCTACTCCTTATCCATACTGCTTTTCGGTGCTTTAGtaaaactttagtacaaagttatactaaagCAGCGAGAATTAATAGAatatattgttgttgttgtttggctCCCTAATCTAATTTAGCAATTCAGCCCATGCTTGCATTGTATAGAGTTTGTTTGTTGTAACAATCCATATCATCCGTGTAATTGTAGCAATTATGAATGACATGTATGCATCGCCATCGGTCACTTTCACAACTAACAAAATTGAATTCAACTCCATGAAACAGCACAAAATTGTACAAATGAAAGATCATCATGCATCTATCAACTGTCAGATTAACTATACAAGATTCGTCCATTTCTCAATCTCCTCATATAATTTGAGACATTAACATAAATTCTAATTAGCAGGGGAGCATCCGCTGGGGGTGCTTGTTACCCCCTCCGAATATATAAATTTTAATTTACTTTATATACTAGTATTGAGCTGATTCACTTTTTGTCCATTGCGAATGATAATATGTGTAATTGCTAATTGTTTATGATCCAAACTCTAAATCAGTCAAACTTATACTGTTCTCAACAATCTCTAACAAGATAATACTAATCAAAGTTAGCATTCAGATGAACAGTAAATATGTACACCAATCAAGAAAATTTAATTTTGTTCTTTCAAGTTCGTCTTACAAGGCCAAAGCAATTCCTTTTTGGTAACAGAGCAGTCACTCTTCAAAACTTAGCACCCGTCATCTTGCAGGCGTGTTCCAGCAAACCATCGTCAGCCACACCTATTAGTAGTAGGGATGTAACGCGACATCCCCGGAAGGCCCGCGACAGTAATAAGCCAATACAAATTAAACTAATACAACTACAACCCAGTTAATCCACACGGCACCACAGCAACATTGTACCAAAGGCAGGAGAATCACAGGTTGCAAGGTAAAGTAGGGGAAAGGACAAGAGGATCAAAGAGCAGAAGGCAACGGTTTCACAATTGCTAAGAATAAATAGCGATAATGCTCAATACAGCATTTGTTTCACGTTTAGGGCAAACCAAAATAGTAAGCACCAGAGATGTCTTTGTTGTAACCAGTATATATAGTGTACGATAGACAGACAGATATTTAGAACGAAATAAAAGTTACCTATCACGAGCGAGTGACACGGCTAAGAACAAGAAGCAAATCAACTAATACATAGCTTACGACGAACGGCACGATGATCTCCCATCTAGGGTTTTAGGCGCGTTCGCCACGGATGCGGCGGGCGAGCtggatgtccttgggcatgatgGTGACGCGCTTGGCGTGGATGGCGCAGAGGTTGGTGTCCTCGAACAGCCCGACGAGGTACGCCTCGGCGGCCTCCTGGAGCGCGAGCACGGCGTGGCTCTGGAAGCGCAGATCGGTCTTGAAGTCCTGGGCGATCTCCCGCACCAAGCGCTGGAAGGGCAGCTTGCGGATGAGGAGATCCGTGCTCTTCTGGTACTTGCGGATCTCCCTTAGCGCCACCGTGCCGGGCCTGTAGCGGTGGGGCTTCTTCACGCCGCCGGTGGTCGGGGCCGACTTCCTCGCCGCCTGAAAAGAAAACGCCACAATCGAAACCGTCGATAATCAGCGAAACTGCAGCAGATCGGAacaggggaggaagaagagaagggagGCGGCGAGACGCACGATGGTGGTGGCGAGCTGCTTGCGGGGGGCCTTGCCGCCGGTGGACTTGCGAGCGGTCTGCTTCGTACGCGCCATCTCTCCTTGGTCGGTTCCTCCTCGACTTGCGCTGCGGGATTTGTTGGGTGGTTAAACTCGAACGGCTGGACGACGGGTGCGGAGGCAATTTATATACGTGAGGGGGCGCTGGGGAAACGTGGACCAAGGCGGTTTCCTGTGACCGCTCGGGAGGAAAAGGGTTTCGGGATGGCCTCGGGGATCCACGCGCTCGGCGCTGGTTGGTCGGGGAGCGACAATGTGCGGATCGGTGACCTGGCGGTGGTGTAATTGGGCTCTTATTATCTTTTTGAACACACCAAGTCCGTTGGCATATTATCGGCACTAGCAAATACATAACCGTGCCTTGCAATGGGTGAGACAAAAAATCACAGTTCATACCCCAATAAGCATGATTTAAACCGCATGGATGGAGTTGAGGTAGTCCAGTTGGAGAAGCCGCGATGGCATCCAGGGCCACACCATGACGGAAACCAAAGCAAATAGGTTTAGCCGCAAGGACGCCTACGGAGAAGGCAAGAGGATCCGCCAGAGAATTAAAGGACCGATTTACACTGATGAAAAGCATTtgggggtgtggggggggggggggggtgcgtcgGTCAGGAATGGCGGCAAACGACGGCTTtacttggagagagagagagaggcatccGGAAGAAAGTTGAGACAGAAAAGAGCACACATGTTATGTATGTGAATTTTGAAATGCTTGTGTTTGCGACATGCCCAAATAATGTAAAAGAACCATTAGAAAAATAATTCGTGTGTTGCAACGTGTGCAAAGTAAATTTGAAACAATATTACAAAGGGATATCTCCTTTCTACTTTCTCATGTTCGACCGAAAATGAATATCCCCCACAATGAAACAATATTACCAAATAGGAACATTTTCTACGAATACCATAAATGAGAAGACACAAATATAGCAAAAATATATATGCTAGGAGTTTCATAATGCAAAAGAACCATTAGCAAAAGAATATGTGTGTACCCCCCCCTCTCCCGTGCAGTTGGCTGCTACCTCGCTTGGTCAAAGACATGGTGCAACCGGACATGCCCATGATAGTCCAATATTACGCACCAAGATGGCTGCCCTCGGCATCATCGTTCTTACATGTCTAGATATCTAGGCTCCCCAGCGCCTCCATCTACGAGCCCATGTCTTCAGCCAAAGGGCCAGCTGCTGCCAACAAGCCATCTTTTTGGGCCAAAGAGCCAACTGCTACCAATAAGTCATCTTCTTCGTGAAGGAGCCACTTATGGCAAAGCCCGATACCATGACGAATTAGAAAAATATCCTTCTAAGCACGAAGACGGTGTATTGTGTTTTATAGTTGTTGGATGATATACATAGATTGTGTTGATGTAATTGTTGTTGCGTAATAATAATTTTTATTGGACATAATGAAATTTGCAGGAATTCTAACCTTCAAATCTTGGGAATGATCTTCCTCGAGGCCGATAAGTTTACTAAGATATACTTCTTTCCTATGTCATTCATGTTGGCACAAATGTGTGTGCAATGTTGATTTACCATATATATAATGCATATATGGATCCTTTTTAGCTATGAAAGTGACCCTTGTTTGGTATATGATATGGAAAAATATGTATTCATGTGTATGTGTAGTGCAACAGGGGGGTGGTAGAATTGCAACATGTTATGTAGCTAGTCCCCAACCAAACATCATTGACCGGTCTCAGCAGGGGCTGGTAGAAGTGTAGCATGGGCTAGTACAAGTGCAACCTGTTATGTAGCCAACCCCCGACCAAACATCACTGACCGGTATCAGCCGGAAGGACAGTCAGTGGTGTATTGTTTATAAGGTACCTCGAGGTAATCAACACCGACAGGTTGACCTTTCCCTGTTGTGCGTTATCGCTGACCTACCAACCGGCCCGTATGTCATAAATCATTCATCATAGATTCGGAAGCACGAACGGTCCACTCATGCGTAAGTGATGATAAACTTTGGTCGGTCGGTGCTATTGGGCCATGGAGTAGTGGATGCTATCTTGTAGCAACCCCATGTCTCTAAATGTGGCCACAAGCTTGTCAAAAGGTGATCTTCCCAGTCGAAGCATGTTCATACCCTCCACATCGTTACAGTTTTTGATGTAGTTCAGATTGCACATCCTCTCGCTATCGTTGGCTAACATTGTGCCATAACGGTGATTTTCATTGCAATGAATGACTCTCTTGTGAATCAAGATGGCTCTTGCCTGAATCATAACTATGAGTGTTGTTACCTGAAATTTTAGCTTCAACAATTTTTCCTAGTGAAATCGATGTTGCGGTAAGTAAAGGTGAAATCGACCTTACACCCTACCTAAGACCTGGGGGTGGTTGTATGCTGCTTACCGTCATTGGAGGCAATGACACGCCCATGCCAGAGACTGAGACGAAGGGGACAAGCATCTCTTGGAGGGGTGAAGCAGGTCTTGGTGCCCGAGATGTAAGTCGCCGTCGCCGCGGCAACTGTTGCATATCTGAGTCACGCCGCCGCCGGCAATAAGGAGTAAGAGAATAATCCGCAGAAGAAATTTAATCACTTCTAGAGATCGGAGCGAGAGAAAGATAAGACTCCTCAACGGCACGAGCGAGCAAAAGGGGGGTGAGACTCGATTTTGCGCCATCCGATGCCGACATATTTTTTCTCCCGCCATCTTAATGTCGATCCCCCATACAACACCATGTATGTCGTCCCTCTTTTATGCTTGACTAAACCTGGTTTGCTAGAAACGACCAATTCAAACTTTTCTAACTAGTGAGGCTATGCTTTAATTTAAAGTTCATACGTGTACAGGCCAGCACTTCGTATAGGCAACCAAACCATTTTTTTTGGGGCACCAAACAGGCCCTATGAGCCCAAGCACACCGCGAGGTCACAGATCCGCACCTTGTCGCTCCCCACAAACCAGTGCAGAGCACGTGGATCACCGGGGGCAATCCCGGATTTCTTTTCCCGAACGTTCACACGAAACCGCCTCGGTCCACGTTTCCCCACCACCCCACATCTATAAATTGCTGCCCCACGCCTCTCCACCCCTCGTCCCAGCCGCTCGAGTTCAACCTCCCAACAAATCCCGCAGCGCAAGTCGAGGAggaaccgaagaagaagaagaagatggcgcgTACGAAGCAGACCGCCCGCAAGTCCACCGGCGGCAAGGCCCCCCGCAAGCAGCTCGCCACCTCCATCGTACGTCTCGCCGCCTCccttctctccttcttcctctgttCTAATCTCCTGTTGATTCGCTGATGATCGACGGTTTCGATTGTGGCGTTTCCTTTTCAGGCGGCGAGGAAGTCGGCCCCGACCACCGGCGGCGTGAAGAAGCCCCACCGCTACAGGCCCGGCACAGTGGCGCTGAGGGAGATCCGCAAGTACCAGAAGAGCACGGATCTGCTCATCCGCAAGCTGCCGTTCCAGCGCCTCGTGCGGGAGATCGCCCAGGACTTCAAGACGGATCTGCGCTTCCAGAGCCACGCCGTGCTCGCGCTCCAGGAGGCCGCCGAGGCGTACCTCGTCGGGCTCTTCGAGGACACCAACCTCTGCGCCATCCATGCCAAGCGCGTCACcatcatgcccaaggacatccaGCTCGCCCGCCGCATCCGTGGGGAACGCGCCTAAAAGCCTGGATCGGAGATCCTATACCATGGTGCCGTTCGTTGTAAGCTAGCTACGTAGTTGATTCGCTTCTGGTTTCTAGACCCTGTTTGCTtaaagtcccaacttataagtcataagtccctacctgtttgtttacatcgacttataagtcccgagtccctgcctgtttgtttacagggacttataaGTTGATAAAACACTTGTTCACATAACCCTTTTTCATACAAACGAATTACAGAATAGTGACAACCGAAATAACACTTGTTCATACAAACGATTAACACTTGTTGATAAGAATCAAAATAAAAGATAGTACATAACAACCGAGATAAAAGAAATTACATAAACGAACAACACTTATTCATATCATTGTTGTTTCAAGGTCCACAACCCATCAGCGACCCAAGCTCTGAATTGATTCATAGCAGCACTATCCATCTCATTTGTTGAATCATTTGTTGTGGTCGTTGGCAAAGACAATGGTACATAGTTTTCATCTTGATCACACTTGTCGAACTCTATATCAGGCAGTTTACTTTGTATAATAAAATTGTGCAGTGCAATGCAAGCCACAATGATTTTGCTTTGTTTCTGCTGTGGATAACTAGGCAAGTGAAACAAAATCCTCCACTTGTTCTTCAAGACTCCAAAACACCtcttgatgacatttctatgtgaaGAATGGGTGAAATTGAAGTGTTCCTTTTTTCCTCTAGGCATTGTGCCATCACGGTACTTCTGGAAATGATAGGTTAAACCCTTGTATGGTGCAATATAACCCGGTCTATTTGGGTACCCTGAGTCCACAAGATAAAACTTATTAGGTGGTGGTTTTGGAAACTTGTCACCAAATCTGGATCGTGCATCATTGAAGACCCTCATGTCATGCACTGATCCTGGCCAACCAGCTAGGACAAATGTGAATCTCATATCAAAGTCACACACACACATCACATTCTGACTCTTCTCCTTATGTCTATTCCTATGCTGGGCAGCAGTGGCAAGTGGTACCACAACTTGTATGTGTGTCCCATCTATTGCACCAATGCAATTATCCATAAATGGTGCATACTTTCTAGATCTTAATTTTGAATGCACAGTTCTGAATTGACGATCTACTGGCCTAATGATGTCTTTTGCAAGCTTGATCAGACATTCCAAAACCTTATCAAACTTCCTTACAATTGTCTCCAATGACCTGACAAACCTGTTTTCTGCTTGTCTTACAGATTGAGGGGAACCTACTATCCAAAGAAACAGGCCTAGAGACTCAACTGATGACATTTTTTTAGTGGACTTCAAACCATAGGAATCAACAAGCACAGTATGCAATTTCTCAAACACTGGTCTGTGCAT encodes the following:
- the LOC123143162 gene encoding histone H3.3, whose translation is MARTKQTARKSTGGKAPRKQLATTIAARKSAPTTGGVKKPHRYRPGTVALREIRKYQKSTDLLIRKLPFQRLVREIAQDFKTDLRFQSHAVLALQEAAEAYLVGLFEDTNLCAIHAKRVTIMPKDIQLARRIRGERA
- the LOC123143161 gene encoding histone H3.3, whose amino-acid sequence is MARTKQTARKSTGGKAPRKQLATSIAARKSAPTTGGVKKPHRYRPGTVALREIRKYQKSTDLLIRKLPFQRLVREIAQDFKTDLRFQSHAVLALQEAAEAYLVGLFEDTNLCAIHAKRVTIMPKDIQLARRIRGERA